The Micromonospora sp. WMMD961 genome has a segment encoding these proteins:
- a CDS encoding TetR/AcrR family transcriptional regulator, producing MTVEQQARGAAGTGRRRSRKDEILEIAVGLFAARGYHGVSMDDIGAAAGVTGPALYHHFAGKEAMLAAALIPVSEGLLAGGRERAAGHPDDPRAVLESLIDFHVEFALANPAVIALHLHELDRLPEEPRRRIRRLQRLYVEEWVTVLTALHPGMPDGEARVLAHAAFGLMNSTPFLGGEVDRRRRAELLRGATLAALLA from the coding sequence GTGACGGTGGAGCAGCAGGCACGGGGTGCGGCGGGCACGGGCCGACGCAGGTCCCGCAAGGACGAGATCCTGGAGATCGCGGTCGGTCTGTTCGCCGCGCGCGGCTACCACGGCGTGTCGATGGACGACATCGGCGCGGCGGCGGGGGTCACCGGACCGGCGCTCTACCACCACTTCGCCGGCAAGGAGGCGATGCTGGCCGCCGCGTTGATCCCGGTCAGTGAGGGCCTGCTGGCCGGTGGACGGGAACGTGCCGCCGGGCACCCGGACGACCCGCGCGCGGTGCTGGAGTCGCTGATCGATTTCCACGTCGAGTTCGCGCTGGCCAACCCGGCGGTGATCGCTCTACACCTGCACGAGTTGGACCGCCTGCCGGAGGAGCCGAGACGACGGATCCGTCGCCTGCAACGGCTCTACGTCGAGGAGTGGGTGACAGTGCTCACCGCCCTGCACCCCGGCATGCCCGACGGCGAGGCGCGGGTGCTCGCGCACGCCGCGTTCGGGTTGATGAACTCGACCCCGTTCCTCGGCGGTGAGGTTGACCGGCGTCGCCGGGCCGAGCTGCTGCGCGGCGCGACACTGGCCGCGTTGCTCGCCTGA
- a CDS encoding biotin carboxylase N-terminal domain-containing protein, with translation MIESLLVANRGEIARRIIRTAKRLGIRAIAVHSEADADLPFVAEADEAVLIGPANPALSYRNTEAILAAAKATGAQAIHPGYGFLSENAEFARTVEASGLIWVGPGADAITAMGDKINARNLMAAAGVPVAPGTTDPAADLDAAVTAAAEIGYPVMVKAAAGGGGMGMGVAVDEAALRTEYDKVRAFAERMFGDGSVLIERYFPRVRHVEVQILGLADGRVVALGERECSVQRRNQKLVEESPSPAVSPELRVRLLAAAVRAGEAVGYRNAGTVECLLVPRQRDSKGDVPGSEEFFFLEMNTRLQVEHPVTEYVYGIDLVEEQLRVASGLAPTFDPDALTPRGHAIEMRINAEDPKRFLPGPGVVKTWVEPTGEGVRVDSGYTEGNTVTPFYDSLLAKLIVSGATRDEVLERAKAAVAAFQVEGPKNNVPFFAELLENEEFRSGAYDTGIVSRMR, from the coding sequence ATGATCGAGTCACTGCTGGTAGCCAATCGGGGTGAGATCGCCCGCCGGATCATCCGGACCGCCAAGCGGCTCGGCATCCGCGCGATCGCGGTCCACTCGGAAGCCGATGCCGACCTGCCGTTCGTCGCCGAGGCGGACGAGGCGGTCCTCATCGGCCCGGCGAACCCGGCGCTGAGCTACCGCAACACCGAGGCGATCCTCGCCGCCGCGAAGGCGACCGGTGCGCAGGCCATCCACCCCGGCTACGGCTTCCTGTCGGAGAACGCCGAGTTCGCCCGTACCGTCGAGGCGAGCGGCCTGATCTGGGTCGGCCCCGGCGCGGACGCGATCACCGCGATGGGCGACAAGATCAATGCCCGGAACCTGATGGCGGCGGCCGGTGTTCCGGTCGCGCCGGGCACCACCGACCCGGCAGCCGACCTGGACGCGGCGGTGACGGCCGCCGCCGAGATCGGCTATCCGGTGATGGTCAAGGCCGCGGCCGGCGGCGGCGGCATGGGCATGGGCGTCGCCGTCGACGAGGCCGCGCTGCGCACCGAGTACGACAAGGTGCGCGCGTTCGCCGAGCGGATGTTCGGCGACGGGTCGGTGTTGATCGAGCGGTACTTCCCCCGGGTGCGCCACGTCGAGGTGCAGATCCTCGGCCTGGCCGACGGTCGTGTGGTGGCGCTCGGCGAGCGGGAGTGCTCGGTGCAGCGACGCAACCAGAAGCTGGTCGAGGAGTCCCCGTCCCCGGCGGTCTCGCCGGAGCTGCGGGTTCGCCTTCTGGCGGCGGCGGTGCGGGCCGGCGAGGCGGTCGGTTACCGCAATGCGGGGACTGTGGAATGCCTGTTGGTCCCGCGTCAGCGGGACTCCAAGGGCGACGTCCCCGGCTCCGAAGAGTTCTTCTTCCTGGAGATGAACACGCGGCTCCAGGTGGAGCACCCGGTGACCGAGTACGTCTACGGGATCGACCTGGTCGAGGAGCAGCTGCGGGTGGCGTCCGGGCTGGCGCCGACGTTCGACCCGGACGCGTTGACCCCGCGTGGGCACGCCATCGAGATGCGGATCAACGCCGAGGACCCGAAGCGTTTCCTGCCCGGCCCGGGTGTGGTGAAGACCTGGGTGGAGCCCACGGGTGAGGGTGTCCGGGTGGACTCCGGCTACACCGAGGGCAACACGGTCACCCCGTTCTACGACAGCCTGCTGGCCAAGCTGATCGTCAGCGGCGCGACTCGCGACGAGGTGCTCGAACGCGCGAAGGCCGCGGTCGCCGCGTTCCAGGTCGAGGGCCCGAAGAACAACGTCCCCTTCTTCGCCGAGCTGCTGGAGAACGAGGAGTTCCGGTCCGGCGCCTACGACACGGGCATCGTCTCCCGCATGCGCTGA
- a CDS encoding hydroxymethylglutaryl-CoA lyase: protein MTDLSDFVTIREVGPRDGLQNEEPIPTDAKVRLLDALSGTGVRRIEAVSFVHPRAIPQMADADEVWQRAAKADGVRYSALVPNTRGAQRALAAGFTEIEVVVSASDTHNRRNVNRSTEESLDDIAELIDLLHGASARVEVIVATSFGCPYEGDVDPARVAGIVDRVVRDGADRVAFGDTTGMGTPRRVRELLTAVRDRNANVPVLLHFHNTRGTALANLLTALELGVTEFDASVGGLGGCPYAPGASGNLATEEAVHMLHDMGIDTGIDLAALIEAAELAEELLGKTLPSGVLRAGPRTRLTPMPS from the coding sequence ATGACGGACCTGTCAGATTTCGTCACGATCCGTGAGGTCGGGCCACGGGACGGGTTGCAGAACGAGGAACCGATCCCGACCGACGCCAAGGTTCGTCTGCTCGACGCCCTCTCCGGCACCGGTGTGCGCCGGATCGAGGCGGTGTCGTTCGTGCACCCGAGGGCGATCCCGCAGATGGCCGACGCCGACGAGGTGTGGCAGCGGGCGGCCAAGGCCGACGGGGTGCGGTACTCGGCGCTGGTGCCGAACACCCGGGGTGCCCAGCGGGCCCTCGCCGCCGGGTTCACCGAGATCGAGGTGGTGGTCTCCGCCAGCGACACGCACAACCGCCGCAACGTCAACCGGTCGACCGAGGAGTCGCTGGACGACATCGCCGAGCTGATCGACCTGCTGCACGGCGCGTCCGCGCGGGTGGAGGTGATCGTGGCGACCAGCTTCGGCTGCCCGTACGAGGGTGACGTCGACCCGGCGCGGGTGGCCGGCATCGTCGACCGGGTGGTGCGGGACGGCGCGGACCGGGTCGCATTCGGCGACACCACCGGCATGGGCACCCCACGTCGGGTCCGTGAGCTGCTGACCGCGGTACGCGACCGGAACGCGAACGTGCCGGTGCTGCTGCACTTCCACAACACCCGGGGAACGGCGCTGGCGAATCTGTTGACCGCGTTGGAGCTGGGGGTGACCGAGTTCGACGCCAGCGTCGGCGGCCTGGGCGGCTGCCCGTACGCGCCGGGGGCGAGCGGCAACCTGGCGACCGAGGAGGCCGTGCACATGCTGCACGACATGGGCATCGACACCGGCATCGACCTGGCGGCCCTCATCGAGGCGGCCGAGTTGGCCGAGGAGTTGCTCGGCAAGACGTTGCCGTCGGGTGTGCTGCGGGCTGGTCCGCGGACCCGACTGACGCCGATGCCGAGCTGA
- a CDS encoding acyl-CoA carboxylase subunit beta: MTLDGEALEQLRKRARSGGADKYHAANAAKGKLFARERVALLVDEGSFVEDGLYANTMAEGLPADGVVTGTATIDGRQVCLMANDSTVKAGSWGARTVEKIIRIIERAYGAGVPMVYLVDSAGARITDQVDLFPGRRGAGKIFWNQVRASGSIPQVCALFGPSAAGGAYIPAFCDVVALVDGNASMYLGSDRMVEMVTGEKTTLEAMGGAKVHTAESGVGHFLCKTEADALDVVKTYLSYLPANWTQTPPAAPAVAAPAKADLAALVPASERQAFDMRRYAKGLLDEGSFFEIQALWAKELTIGFGRIEGQVVGVVGNNSMFKGGVLFVDSADKATRFVQLCDAFNVPLLFLSDVPGFMVGSAVEKQGIIRHGAKMITAISEATVPKICVVVRKAYGAGLYAMAGPGFEPDATIALPTAKIAVMGAEAAVNAVYANKIAAIEDETERAAFVAAKRAEYEQDIDVVRLASELVVDAIVEPHDLRTELVRRFAAARTKDRHFSRRRHGVTPV, translated from the coding sequence GTGACGCTCGACGGTGAGGCACTGGAGCAGCTGCGCAAGCGGGCCCGGTCCGGCGGCGCGGACAAGTACCACGCGGCCAACGCGGCAAAGGGCAAGCTCTTCGCCCGTGAACGCGTCGCCCTCCTGGTCGACGAGGGTTCGTTCGTCGAGGACGGCCTCTACGCCAACACGATGGCCGAAGGGTTGCCCGCCGACGGCGTGGTCACTGGCACCGCCACGATCGACGGCCGACAGGTCTGCCTGATGGCCAACGACTCCACCGTCAAGGCCGGCAGCTGGGGCGCCCGCACCGTCGAGAAGATCATTCGAATCATCGAGCGGGCGTACGGCGCCGGCGTGCCGATGGTCTACCTGGTCGACTCGGCCGGCGCGCGGATCACCGACCAGGTCGACCTCTTCCCCGGCCGCCGCGGCGCCGGAAAGATCTTCTGGAACCAGGTGCGCGCCTCGGGTTCGATCCCGCAGGTGTGCGCGCTGTTCGGCCCGAGCGCAGCCGGTGGGGCGTACATTCCGGCGTTCTGCGACGTGGTGGCCCTGGTCGACGGCAACGCGAGCATGTACCTGGGCTCCGACCGGATGGTCGAGATGGTCACCGGCGAGAAGACCACCCTGGAAGCGATGGGCGGGGCCAAGGTGCACACCGCCGAGTCCGGCGTGGGGCACTTCCTCTGCAAGACCGAGGCCGACGCGCTCGACGTCGTGAAGACCTACCTGTCGTACCTCCCGGCGAACTGGACCCAGACGCCGCCGGCCGCGCCGGCCGTCGCCGCGCCCGCGAAGGCCGACCTGGCCGCGCTGGTGCCGGCCAGCGAGCGGCAGGCGTTCGACATGCGGAGGTACGCCAAGGGCCTGCTCGACGAGGGTTCCTTCTTCGAGATCCAGGCCCTCTGGGCCAAGGAGCTGACCATCGGCTTCGGTCGCATCGAGGGGCAGGTCGTCGGCGTGGTCGGCAACAACTCGATGTTCAAGGGCGGCGTTCTCTTCGTCGACTCGGCCGACAAGGCCACCCGGTTCGTGCAGCTCTGCGACGCGTTCAACGTGCCGCTGCTGTTCCTCAGCGACGTGCCCGGCTTCATGGTCGGCAGCGCGGTGGAGAAGCAGGGCATCATCCGGCACGGCGCAAAGATGATCACCGCGATCTCCGAGGCGACGGTCCCGAAGATCTGCGTGGTGGTCCGCAAGGCGTACGGCGCCGGCCTCTACGCCATGGCGGGCCCCGGGTTCGAGCCGGACGCCACGATCGCCCTGCCGACCGCGAAGATCGCGGTGATGGGCGCCGAGGCCGCCGTGAACGCCGTCTACGCCAACAAGATCGCCGCCATCGAGGACGAGACCGAGCGGGCTGCCTTCGTGGCCGCCAAGCGGGCCGAGTACGAGCAGGACATCGACGTCGTCCGGCTCGCCAGCGAGCTGGTGGTGGACGCCATCGTCGAGCCCCACGACCTGCGTACCGAGCTGGTCCGTCGGTTCGCGGCGGCGCGTACCAAGGACCGGCACTTCTCCCGACGCCGGCACGGCGTGACCCCCGTCTGA
- a CDS encoding acyl-CoA dehydrogenase family protein has protein sequence MDFRLTDEQAALRSSVRDFAREVVAPVIAEHYEQHTFPYEVVRQMGKMGLFGLPFAEEHGGMGGDYFALCLALEELARVDSSVAITLEAAVSLGAMPIYRFGTEEQKATWLPKLLSGEALAGFGLTEPGTGSDAAGTQTRAALDGDEWVINGSKAFITNSGTDITAMVTVTAVTGTNPDGSKELSTIIVPTGTPGFTVAPGYSKVGWTASDTHELTFDDCRVPAANLLGARGRGFAQFLRILDEGRIAIAALAVGLAQGCVDESIKYAKERHAFGQPIGANQAIQFKIADMELKAHTARLAYYDAAARMLAGAPFKRQAAIAKLHASTIAVDNAREATQIHGGYGFMNEYPVARFWRDSKILEIGEGTSEVQRMIIARDLGL, from the coding sequence ATGGACTTCCGGCTCACCGACGAGCAAGCGGCGCTGCGGTCCAGCGTGCGGGACTTCGCGCGCGAAGTGGTCGCCCCGGTCATCGCCGAGCACTACGAGCAGCACACCTTCCCGTACGAGGTGGTCCGGCAGATGGGCAAGATGGGCCTGTTCGGCCTGCCCTTCGCCGAGGAGCACGGTGGGATGGGCGGCGACTACTTCGCGCTCTGCCTGGCCCTGGAGGAGTTGGCCCGGGTCGACTCCAGCGTGGCCATCACGTTGGAGGCGGCGGTCTCCTTGGGCGCGATGCCGATCTACCGCTTCGGCACCGAGGAGCAGAAGGCGACCTGGCTGCCCAAGCTGCTCAGCGGCGAGGCGCTGGCCGGGTTCGGTCTCACCGAGCCGGGCACCGGCTCCGACGCCGCCGGCACCCAGACGCGCGCGGCGCTGGACGGCGACGAGTGGGTGATCAACGGGTCGAAGGCGTTCATCACCAACTCGGGCACCGACATCACGGCCATGGTGACCGTCACCGCGGTGACCGGCACGAACCCGGACGGCTCCAAGGAGTTGTCGACCATCATCGTGCCGACCGGCACGCCCGGGTTCACCGTCGCGCCGGGCTACTCCAAGGTGGGATGGACGGCCTCGGACACCCACGAGCTGACCTTCGACGACTGCCGCGTACCGGCGGCCAACCTGCTCGGTGCGCGGGGCCGGGGTTTCGCCCAGTTCCTGCGGATCCTCGACGAGGGTCGGATCGCCATCGCCGCGCTGGCCGTCGGCCTCGCCCAGGGCTGCGTCGACGAGTCGATCAAGTACGCGAAGGAGCGGCACGCCTTCGGCCAGCCGATCGGCGCCAACCAGGCGATCCAGTTCAAGATCGCAGACATGGAGCTGAAGGCGCACACCGCCCGGTTGGCCTACTACGACGCGGCGGCTCGGATGCTCGCCGGTGCGCCGTTCAAGCGGCAGGCCGCCATCGCCAAGCTGCACGCCAGCACCATCGCGGTGGACAACGCCCGGGAGGCGACCCAGATCCACGGCGGGTACGGCTTCATGAACGAGTACCCGGTCGCCCGCTTCTGGCGGGACTCCAAGATCCTGGAGATCGGTGAGGGCACCAGCGAGGTGCAGCGCATGATCATCGCTCGCGACCTGGGCCTCTAG
- a CDS encoding helix-turn-helix domain-containing protein, translating to MTPDHGGSRSPAGRTALPELLREHRRAAGLTQAELASRAGVGVRTVRDLERGRAVRPQRTTVDLLAAALALTGGDRTAFLAAARGSGTEPTRPDTTSTALAVGSGAMSSDRPVALPPPVTLIGRDRDITELTGMLTTEGGPRLVSLVGLAGVGKTALATSVAHAVAPAHPAGVTGVLIGEGSDGPDVLAASTSVLGSARLAELVAQLAGRPALLVMDAVERAPGPVAATLHRLIAALPSLRVLVTGRHPVGLPGERVWPVAPLDVPPPDVDHGGLATLESWPAVALFTARLAQVRRETPTPDELPALAALVRRLGGLPLAIELMAARGRLLDLTELLDRYGDRVLDLAAPADATVHPGWDAPDALTHRSSGPSAVVTLRDAVATSYRLLAPDERAALRQLAVFGNRWSVELAEEMLADEADQDGTVAIDPVPLLDRFVELGLLSVRGTNPFRFRLLDAVREYAVEQAAGGGELTGIRRRHAEVIARLVARTAVDLVGPRSSEAVHRLDEMTSDISSSLTHAATDDPLTALRLAACLTRWWRFRGRDVVGRQWLRRLLADPRTADADPILRGWAALGVARLAAEHGAGADELATARAALATFRQAGDVAGELEARNVLGTLLIAVGRQDEAREQAEAVLRLAARDGRTRDLAVAQNSLAWHEIRIGDLAAARRRLAAADRLAAESGEQRLRVLVWAGRAEVARLEGWYADAVDRGRRAMAALSELGDQGRRRRTLGTVGLALAQDGRAAEATEVLVELRAGMAEAAAAGSVRALSRRAVPRQRSDDMALSGDGPDVGLCALIEGNLALHRGDRELAAEWFAAAADSGQDRRDVVEALVGLAASTADPAVLDRLDRVCRESGIALLPQESGLLYALTADRGGPAVG from the coding sequence ATGACTCCGGATCATGGAGGGTCGCGGAGCCCGGCCGGCCGTACCGCCCTGCCGGAGCTGCTCCGCGAGCATCGACGCGCCGCCGGCCTGACCCAGGCCGAGTTGGCGTCCCGGGCCGGGGTCGGTGTGCGGACGGTGCGTGATCTGGAGCGCGGTCGGGCGGTCCGGCCGCAGCGCACCACTGTGGATCTGCTCGCTGCGGCGTTGGCGTTGACCGGCGGCGACCGGACGGCGTTCCTGGCGGCGGCTCGCGGCTCCGGCACCGAGCCGACCCGACCCGACACCACCTCGACGGCGCTCGCGGTCGGCAGCGGAGCCATGTCCTCCGACCGACCGGTCGCCCTTCCGCCTCCGGTCACGCTGATCGGTCGGGACCGCGACATCACCGAGCTGACCGGCATGCTGACCACAGAGGGTGGCCCCCGGCTGGTGAGCCTGGTCGGACTGGCCGGGGTCGGCAAGACCGCCCTGGCGACATCGGTGGCGCACGCGGTGGCCCCCGCTCACCCGGCCGGGGTGACCGGGGTGCTGATCGGTGAGGGCTCGGACGGGCCGGACGTCCTCGCCGCCTCGACGTCCGTGCTCGGCTCGGCGCGGCTGGCGGAACTCGTGGCCCAGCTCGCCGGCCGTCCGGCGTTGCTGGTGATGGACGCGGTGGAACGCGCCCCGGGCCCGGTCGCCGCGACGCTGCACCGACTGATCGCCGCCCTGCCCTCGCTGCGGGTGCTGGTCACCGGGCGGCACCCGGTCGGCCTACCCGGCGAGCGGGTCTGGCCGGTCGCGCCGCTCGACGTGCCACCCCCGGACGTCGACCACGGCGGCCTGGCCACGCTCGAGTCGTGGCCGGCGGTGGCCCTGTTCACCGCCCGGCTGGCTCAGGTCCGCCGGGAGACGCCCACCCCAGACGAACTGCCGGCACTCGCCGCGCTGGTTCGCCGCCTGGGCGGTCTGCCGCTGGCCATCGAGCTGATGGCCGCCCGGGGCCGGCTCCTCGACCTCACCGAGTTGCTGGACCGGTACGGCGACCGGGTGCTCGACCTGGCCGCTCCCGCCGACGCCACGGTCCATCCCGGTTGGGACGCACCGGACGCGCTCACCCACCGGTCGAGCGGCCCTTCTGCGGTGGTCACTCTGCGCGACGCGGTGGCGACGAGTTACCGACTACTGGCACCCGACGAGCGAGCAGCGCTGCGACAGCTCGCCGTGTTCGGCAATCGCTGGTCGGTGGAGTTGGCCGAGGAGATGCTCGCCGACGAGGCCGACCAGGACGGCACGGTGGCGATCGACCCCGTTCCGTTGCTGGACCGGTTCGTCGAGTTGGGGCTGCTGAGCGTACGCGGTACCAATCCGTTCCGGTTCCGGCTGCTCGACGCGGTCCGGGAGTATGCCGTCGAGCAGGCGGCTGGCGGGGGTGAGTTGACCGGCATCCGGCGGCGGCACGCGGAGGTGATCGCGAGGTTGGTGGCGCGCACGGCAGTCGACCTGGTTGGTCCGCGATCGTCCGAGGCGGTGCACCGGCTGGACGAGATGACCAGTGACATCAGCTCGTCGCTGACCCATGCGGCCACTGACGACCCGTTGACCGCGCTGCGGCTGGCGGCCTGCCTGACCCGTTGGTGGCGGTTTCGTGGGCGCGACGTCGTCGGGAGGCAGTGGCTGCGCCGGCTGTTGGCGGACCCGCGTACCGCCGACGCCGATCCGATTCTGCGGGGCTGGGCCGCCCTCGGGGTTGCCCGGCTCGCGGCCGAGCACGGTGCGGGCGCCGACGAGCTGGCGACGGCACGTGCGGCGTTGGCGACCTTCCGGCAGGCCGGCGATGTCGCAGGTGAGCTGGAGGCGCGCAACGTGCTCGGCACGCTGCTGATCGCCGTCGGCCGGCAGGACGAGGCGCGCGAGCAGGCCGAGGCGGTGTTGCGGCTGGCCGCCCGTGATGGACGGACCCGGGACCTGGCGGTGGCCCAGAACAGTCTCGCCTGGCACGAGATCCGGATCGGTGACCTTGCTGCGGCCCGACGGCGGCTCGCTGCGGCGGACCGACTTGCCGCCGAGAGTGGGGAGCAGCGGCTGCGGGTGCTGGTCTGGGCCGGTCGAGCCGAGGTCGCCCGTCTGGAGGGTTGGTACGCCGACGCGGTCGACCGTGGTCGGCGGGCGATGGCGGCGTTGTCCGAGTTGGGTGACCAGGGGCGCCGCCGGCGAACACTCGGGACGGTCGGGTTGGCGCTCGCCCAGGACGGGCGTGCTGCGGAGGCGACCGAGGTGCTCGTCGAGTTACGCGCGGGGATGGCCGAGGCTGCGGCGGCGGGATCGGTGCGCGCACTATCTCGGCGGGCCGTGCCACGCCAGCGCTCCGATGACATGGCGCTGTCCGGGGACGGGCCGGATGTGGGTCTCTGCGCGCTGATCGAGGGCAACCTCGCGCTGCACCGGGGTGACCGGGAGTTGGCTGCCGAATGGTTCGCCGCCGCCGCCGACTCGGGCCAGGATCGCCGGGATGTGGTGGAGGCGCTCGTGGGGCTGGCCGCGAGCACCGCGGACCCGGCGGTCCTCGATCGGCTCGACCGGGTCTGCCGGGAGAGCGGTATCGCGCTGCTGCCTCAGGAGTCGGGACTGCTCTACGCGCTGACCGCCGATCGGGGCGGGCCGGCCGTCGGGTAG
- a CDS encoding MarR family transcriptional regulator has protein sequence MTNVFDDPRITAVGLLFEAHAGLSARFDAQLAEHGLSAVEFEVITRLARSPGNQLRMTDLAAQTSLSTSGVTRVVDRMERDGLLTRRACPNDRRSSYAVVTAAGMQRLNETLPGHLQMIEQWFTGQLDPEALAALLDGLRRVRDAAHPCATAGSDDTSFAEQTETTQP, from the coding sequence GTGACCAACGTCTTCGACGATCCCCGGATCACCGCCGTCGGCCTGCTCTTCGAGGCACACGCCGGGTTGTCCGCCCGGTTCGACGCCCAACTCGCGGAGCACGGCCTCTCCGCGGTCGAGTTCGAGGTCATCACTCGACTGGCCCGCTCACCCGGCAACCAGCTACGCATGACCGACCTCGCCGCACAGACCTCACTGTCGACCAGCGGGGTCACCCGCGTGGTGGACCGGATGGAACGCGACGGCCTGCTCACCCGTCGCGCCTGCCCGAACGACCGGCGCAGCTCGTACGCGGTGGTCACCGCCGCAGGCATGCAGCGACTGAACGAGACGCTGCCCGGCCACCTACAGATGATCGAGCAGTGGTTCACCGGCCAACTCGACCCCGAGGCGTTGGCAGCCCTTCTCGACGGGCTGCGGCGGGTCCGCGACGCCGCACATCCGTGCGCCACCGCAGGCAGCGACGACACCAGCTTCGCAGAGCAGACCGAGACCACCCAGCCCTGA
- a CDS encoding YceI family protein, which yields MTSSIDAVTRDWDGLTIPTAGTYALDVAHKRVGFVARHMMVSKVRGEFNEATATITVAEDPLQSSVVATIQAASIDTTQADRDAHLRSPEFLDSEKFPTLEFRSTGVKSRSGNEFVLAGELTIKDVTRPVELEVEFEGVGRSPFGQDIFGFSASTEIDREEFGLTWNVALETGGVLVSRKIKIEIEGEAVRQA from the coding sequence ATGACCAGCAGCATCGATGCGGTTACCCGCGACTGGGACGGCCTCACCATCCCGACGGCCGGCACCTACGCGCTCGACGTGGCGCACAAGCGGGTCGGCTTCGTTGCCCGGCACATGATGGTGAGCAAGGTCCGCGGTGAGTTCAACGAGGCGACCGCCACCATCACCGTCGCGGAGGACCCGCTGCAGTCGTCGGTCGTCGCGACCATCCAGGCCGCCAGCATCGACACCACCCAGGCCGACCGGGACGCGCACCTGCGCAGCCCCGAGTTCCTGGACTCCGAGAAGTTCCCGACGCTCGAGTTCCGCAGCACCGGGGTCAAGTCCCGCAGCGGCAACGAGTTCGTGCTCGCCGGTGAGCTGACCATCAAGGACGTGACCCGGCCGGTCGAGCTGGAGGTGGAGTTCGAGGGTGTCGGCCGCAGCCCGTTCGGCCAGGACATCTTCGGCTTCTCCGCGAGCACCGAGATCGACCGCGAGGAGTTCGGCCTGACCTGGAACGTCGCCCTGGAGACCGGGGGCGTGCTGGTCAGCCGCAAGATCAAGATCGAGATCGAGGGTGAGGCCGTCCGTCAGGCCTGA
- a CDS encoding glutamate--cysteine ligase, producing MGRDVSQGAFTRDDRVRYRQKVRRCLDVFALMLDDFGFDADRPMTGLEIELNLVDSTAEPAMRNEEILADIADPLFQTELGQFNLELNAEPRLIEGTGFADYERDLRGSLSRADERAARSDAKIVLVGILPTLTEGHLVEDNLSTNERYRVLNDQIVGARGEDIELDIRGVEQLRTHTDSIAPEAACTSLQFHLQVAPDSFADYWNASQAIAGVQVAVGANSPFLYGRQLWAETRIALFQQATDTRPDELKAQGVRPRVWFGERWITSIFDLFEENVRYFPPLLPICEDEDPVEVLHAGGVPQLGELRLHNGTVYRWNRPVYDIMNGRPHLRVENRVLPAGPTVVDMLANAAFYFGLARGLAEADRPIWSQLTFSSAEENFHAAARRGLDAVLHWPGLGDVPVTKLVLEQLLPTAAAGLDGFGVAAAQRDRLLGIIEQRCRTGRNGAVWQTEAVWAAERRYGMDRKDALHHMVQRYAELQRSNEPVHTWPVN from the coding sequence ATGGGCAGGGACGTCTCGCAGGGTGCCTTCACCCGGGACGATCGCGTCCGCTACCGGCAGAAGGTCCGGCGGTGCCTGGACGTCTTCGCTCTCATGCTCGACGACTTCGGGTTCGACGCCGACCGGCCGATGACCGGCTTGGAGATCGAGCTCAACCTGGTCGACTCGACGGCCGAGCCGGCGATGCGCAACGAGGAGATCCTCGCCGACATCGCCGATCCGCTCTTTCAGACGGAGTTGGGGCAGTTCAACCTCGAACTCAACGCCGAGCCCCGACTGATCGAGGGCACCGGCTTCGCTGACTACGAGCGTGACCTGCGCGGCAGCCTCTCCCGGGCCGACGAGCGGGCGGCCCGGTCCGACGCGAAGATCGTCCTGGTCGGCATCCTGCCCACCCTCACCGAGGGGCACCTGGTCGAGGACAATCTCTCCACCAACGAGCGCTACCGGGTGCTCAACGACCAGATCGTCGGTGCCCGCGGCGAGGACATCGAGCTGGACATCCGCGGCGTCGAGCAGTTGCGGACGCACACCGACTCGATCGCCCCCGAGGCCGCCTGCACCAGTCTCCAGTTCCACCTCCAGGTGGCACCCGACAGCTTCGCCGACTACTGGAACGCCTCCCAGGCCATCGCCGGTGTGCAGGTGGCGGTCGGAGCGAACAGCCCCTTCCTGTACGGCCGCCAACTGTGGGCGGAGACCCGGATCGCCCTGTTCCAGCAGGCCACCGACACGCGCCCGGACGAGCTCAAGGCCCAGGGGGTACGCCCCCGGGTGTGGTTCGGCGAGCGGTGGATCACCTCGATCTTCGACCTGTTCGAGGAGAACGTCCGGTATTTCCCGCCACTGCTGCCGATCTGCGAGGACGAGGACCCGGTGGAGGTGCTGCACGCCGGCGGCGTACCGCAGCTCGGGGAGTTGAGGCTGCACAACGGCACGGTCTACCGGTGGAACCGCCCGGTCTACGACATCATGAACGGCCGCCCGCACCTGCGGGTGGAGAACCGGGTGCTGCCGGCCGGTCCGACGGTGGTGGACATGCTCGCCAACGCGGCCTTCTACTTCGGGTTGGCTCGCGGTCTGGCCGAGGCGGATCGTCCGATCTGGAGCCAACTCACCTTCAGCTCCGCGGAGGAGAACTTCCACGCTGCCGCCCGACGTGGTCTCGACGCCGTGCTGCACTGGCCCGGGCTCGGTGACGTGCCGGTGACCAAGCTGGTCCTGGAGCAGTTGCTGCCCACCGCGGCGGCCGGCCTGGACGGGTTCGGTGTCGCGGCGGCCCAACGGGACCGGCTGCTCGGCATCATCGAGCAGCGCTGTCGGACCGGTCGCAACGGCGCCGTCTGGCAGACCGAGGCGGTCTGGGCGGCGGAGCGGCGGTACGGCATGGACCGGAAGGACGCGCTGCACCACATGGTCCAGCGTTACGCGGAACTCCAGCGCTCCAACGAACCCGTCCACACCTGGCCGGTCAACTAA